The proteins below are encoded in one region of Streptomyces sp. NBC_00490:
- a CDS encoding GntR family transcriptional regulator, with protein sequence MRIPAHSVCTAIRDDIVAGVYERGSRLTEELLARRYGVSRVPVREALRTLEAEGFVVTRRHAGACVAEPTEQEAADLLEMRMLLEPLGASRAAQRRTEAHLKVLRGLVRLGQERARRGNSDDLRSLGGWFHETLAQASGSPALTSMLTQLRHKISWMYAVDAPVSPVESWAEHGAIVDAVARGDGERARAVTALHTERSTAAHRLRFNGAGDRPERVRNSQHPVNMPSLRH encoded by the coding sequence ATGCGTATTCCGGCGCACTCGGTATGCACCGCGATCAGGGACGACATCGTCGCCGGTGTCTACGAGCGCGGCAGCCGCCTCACCGAGGAACTCCTCGCCCGTCGCTACGGGGTCTCCCGTGTTCCCGTCCGGGAGGCGCTGCGCACCCTGGAGGCCGAGGGCTTCGTGGTGACGCGGCGCCACGCGGGCGCGTGCGTGGCCGAACCGACCGAGCAGGAGGCCGCCGACCTGCTGGAGATGCGGATGCTCCTGGAGCCCCTGGGCGCCTCCCGGGCCGCCCAGCGGCGCACCGAGGCGCACCTGAAGGTCCTGCGCGGTCTGGTGAGGCTGGGTCAGGAGCGGGCCAGGCGGGGCAACAGCGATGACCTGCGGTCCCTGGGCGGCTGGTTCCACGAGACGCTCGCCCAGGCCTCCGGCAGCCCCGCGCTGACCTCGATGCTGACCCAGCTGCGGCACAAGATCTCCTGGATGTACGCCGTGGACGCCCCGGTCAGCCCCGTCGAGTCCTGGGCGGAGCACGGCGCCATCGTCGACGCCGTGGCGCGCGGCGACGGGGAGCGCGCGCGGGCGGTCACCGCTCTGCACACCGAGCGCTCGACCGCCGCGCACCGGCTCCGATTCAACGGCGCGGGAGATCGGCCGGAGCGTGTGAGGAACTCGCAACATCCCGTAAACATGCCGAGCCTGCGGCATTAA
- a CDS encoding HPr family phosphocarrier protein, with protein sequence MAERRVNVGWAEGLHARPASIFVRATTASGIPVTIAKADGNPVNAASMLAVLGLGAQGGEEIVLASDAEGADAALDRLAKLVSEGLEELPETV encoded by the coding sequence ATGGCTGAGCGCCGCGTCAACGTCGGCTGGGCCGAGGGTCTCCACGCCCGCCCCGCTTCCATCTTCGTCCGGGCCACCACGGCCTCCGGTATCCCCGTGACGATCGCCAAGGCCGACGGCAACCCCGTCAACGCGGCCTCCATGCTGGCGGTTCTGGGCCTCGGCGCCCAGGGCGGCGAGGAGATCGTCCTCGCCTCCGACGCCGAGGGCGCGGACGCCGCCCTCGACCGGCTGGCGAAGCTGGTCTCCGAGGGTCTCGAGGAGCTTCCCGAGACCGTCTGA
- a CDS encoding M23 family metallopeptidase encodes MAFTRATGKHRRPSRMKRTTAHVAGVAALTTTGVIGTLAAPALAAEPAAEQTGLTPVVTIGDSVAAQIDAQAEAQQQAAIEAAEQKARQKAEEAALKKAAAKAEKEREAKERVARAAAERKRLNSYVAPISGSYISTGYKAGGGVWSSGSHTGVDFHAATGTSVHAVGSGTVVEAGWGGSYGNNVVIKMNDGTYTQYGHLSSIGVSVGQTVTPGQQIGLSGATGNVTGPHLHFEARTTAEYGSDIDPVSYLRSHGVNV; translated from the coding sequence ATGGCGTTCACGCGCGCCACCGGGAAGCACCGTCGTCCCAGCAGGATGAAGCGCACCACCGCCCACGTGGCGGGGGTCGCGGCCCTCACCACCACCGGCGTCATCGGCACCCTCGCTGCCCCGGCCCTCGCAGCGGAGCCCGCGGCCGAGCAGACCGGCCTCACCCCGGTCGTCACCATCGGCGACTCGGTCGCCGCCCAGATCGACGCCCAGGCCGAGGCCCAGCAGCAGGCGGCCATCGAGGCCGCCGAGCAGAAGGCCCGCCAGAAGGCCGAGGAGGCGGCGCTCAAGAAGGCCGCCGCCAAGGCCGAGAAGGAGCGCGAGGCCAAGGAGCGCGTCGCCCGCGCCGCCGCCGAGCGCAAGCGCCTCAACAGCTATGTCGCCCCGATATCCGGCTCGTACATCTCCACCGGCTACAAGGCCGGCGGCGGCGTCTGGTCCTCCGGCAGCCACACCGGCGTCGACTTCCACGCCGCCACCGGCACCTCCGTCCACGCGGTCGGCTCCGGCACGGTCGTCGAGGCCGGCTGGGGCGGGTCGTACGGCAACAACGTCGTGATCAAGATGAACGACGGCACGTACACCCAGTACGGGCACCTGTCGTCCATCGGTGTCTCGGTGGGCCAGACGGTCACCCCGGGCCAGCAGATCGGCCTCTCCGGCGCGACCGGCAACGTCACCGGGCCGCACCTGCACTTCGAGGCCCGCACGACCGCGGAGTACGGCTCGGACATCGACCCGGTCTCCTACCTGCGTTCGCATGGCGTGAACGTCTGA